One window of the Shimwellia blattae DSM 4481 = NBRC 105725 genome contains the following:
- the glpE gene encoding thiosulfate sulfurtransferase GlpE codes for MEQFECIDIEQAYQKLQHGQAVLVDIRDPQSYALGHATGAWHLTNDTLGRFIQQTDFDTPVLVMCYHGNSSKGAAQYLLQQGYEQVYSVDGGFDAWHRHFPAEIARGE; via the coding sequence ATGGAACAGTTTGAATGTATTGATATTGAGCAGGCTTACCAGAAACTGCAGCACGGGCAGGCCGTACTGGTGGATATCCGCGATCCGCAAAGCTACGCGCTGGGCCACGCCACCGGTGCCTGGCACCTGACCAACGACACCCTCGGGCGTTTTATACAACAAACGGATTTCGACACGCCGGTGCTGGTGATGTGCTACCACGGTAACAGCAGCAAAGGGGCGGCCCAGTATTTGCTACAGCAGGGATATGAGCAGGTCTACAGTGTGGATGGGGGCTTTGATGCCTGGCATCGCCACTTCCCCGCCGAAATCGCCAGAGGCGAATAG